A region of Lycium barbarum isolate Lr01 chromosome 3, ASM1917538v2, whole genome shotgun sequence DNA encodes the following proteins:
- the LOC132631078 gene encoding uncharacterized protein LOC132631078, with the protein MVEKNRLLKADKVGLSQDNARFTSRVGELEATISQLRSELDSIKAEVVKMEERHRLLESENAKDKEKLKVVVQKTEARARISDELKSKFEDAAKTNDLLQAELELAHQIQRTLLEERSELAAKLAKAEADLEESLKDMEAAEARTTIAVEYEQWKSRRVTLEKAQQGLEDLQAQILKAKAIEEDAKKAFDTESEDSKQTISEDSGSSRTG; encoded by the coding sequence ATGGTTGAAAAGAACCGGCTCCTGAAAGCGGATAAGGTCGGCCTTAGCCAGGACAATGCCCGTTTTACTTCGAGGGTCGGGGAACTCGAGGCCACTATCTCCCAACTTCGAAGTGAACTTGATTCGATCAAGGCCGAAGTCGTGAAGATGGAAGAGAGGCATCGGCTGTTGGAATCCGAAAATGCTAAAGACAAGGAGAAGTTGAAGGTGGTCGTGCAGAAGACCGAGGCTCGAGCCCGGATTAGTGACGAGCTTAAGAGCAAGTTCGAGGATGCAGCCAAGACTAATGACTTACTCCAGGCCGAGCTTGAGTTGGCTCACCAAATTCAAAGAACTCTTCTCGAAGAGAGGTCCGAACTAGCAGCTAAATTGGCAAAAGCTGAGGCCGACTTAGAAGAGTCTCTTAAGGAtatggaggctgccgaggctcgtACTACAATTGCGGTCGAGTATGAGCAGTGGAAATCCCGAAGGGTTACCCTCGAAAAGGCTCAACAAGGATTAGAGGACCTCCAGGCTCAGATACTCAAAGCCAAAGCAATCGAGGAGGATGCTAAGAAAGCCTTTGATACTGAGTCTGAGGATTCCAAGCAAACAATCTCCGAGGACTCCGGTTCCAGTCGCACCGGATAG